Within the Gemmobacter sp. genome, the region CGATGAACGCGTCATCGGCAACCTCCTGTCCCAGTTCAAAGCGGCGGTTCTGCAGGTACAGAAGCCGCGTCTGGGCATAACTATCGGCACTTTCGTGCAGGATCGAGTCCACCGTGTCGCCGAAACGCGCACGATCAACCAGTTTTGAGCCAAGGTTGATGCCGGTGGCCCAGCGACCTTCGCGCGATGGCAGGACATGGCCGACCGGATCGGTCACCGTATCCACCAGCAGACCCAGCGCATCGCGTTCGGTCGACGGGCCGGCGACCGGCAACATGATGAAGCCGCCTTCGCCGGCGCCCCAGGTATGCAGCGTGCCGCCGAAATCGGCCTCACGCTCGGTCAGGCCCATGGCCCCGGCGGGGTCGAAGATGCCGCCGATGCCCAGCGTGGTGTTCAGCGCGAACCGCCAGGTGTTGTGGACCGCATCCTCGGCCTTGCCTTGCAGGATCTTGTTCAGGATGATCGACGGCATCGACAGGTTGTCGGCCACATTGGTGACCGCCGTGCCCACCGGGCTTCTGGCCACCGGCGCGATGCCGCGTGCGACCGGTCGGATCAGCCCGCGGTCCAGCGCCTGGTTGAAGGCATGCACCTTGCGGTTGGCAGATTCGTAAGGATCGGCATCCGATACTGGCGGTGCCGCACAGGCAGCCAGCAGCGACAGCCCGAGAATCGGCACAGCAAGACGGGAGAGGCGGGGACGACAGCAAAAAAACAATGGAAAACCTGCGGTTCACTTCCTATGGTCGGCACCAGCACAGCACACCCCCCGGGGCTGCCCAGCGGGACGAGGATTATCAGGCCGGGCGGCAGAGGCAACGCCCCGGTGAATATTTTTGAACTCAGGCCGTTTTCCGCCGCAGGGAAACCTGCAAGAATGGCGCAAAGAGCACGAAAGATCATGCAATGAGCACCCCTGAAACCGCCCGCGGCCGCGCCGAGCTTCGCGCCGCCCGCGCCGAGAACCGAAAACTCTTCTGGGCGGTGTTCCTGTTCAGCGCCCTGGTCAACGTGCTGATGCTGACGGGCCCCATCTACATGTTGCAGGTCTATGACCGCGTGCTGGGATCGCATTCCGAACCCACGCTGGTCGCGCTGACCGCGCTGATCGTGTTCCTGTTCCTGGCCATGGGCCTGCTGGACCATGCCCGCTCGCGCATCGCCTCGCGCATCGGGGCGCGGTTCATGGACCGGCTGGATCGCCGCGTCTTTGCCGCCGCCGTGCGCATGTCGGCGGTCGCGCCCAACGAACCCACTGCCCAGGCCGCGCAACGCGATCTGGAATCGGTGCAGCGGCTGCTGGTCTCGCCCGTGCTGATGGCGATGTTCGACCTGCCCTGGACCCCGGTCTTTCTGGTTGCCATCTTCATGTTCCACCCGATGCTGGGCTGGCTGGCCATCGTGGGCGGCGGCATCCTGATTGCCGTCACGCTGCTGAACCAGTCCATGACCAAGCGCCCGACGGCCGAGGCGAACGGCACCACCGCCGCCGCCGAACGCCTGTCGGAACAGATCAAGGCCGAATCGGAACTGATCCAGAGCCTTGGCATGCGCGGCGCCGCCTTCACCCGCTGGTCCCGCGCGCGTGAGGCGCAGACGGCCGCCGTGATGAAGGCATCGGATCTGACCGGCGGCTTCAGCGCCGCCACCAAGACCTTCCGGCTGTTCCTGCAATCAGCCATGCTGGGCTTGGGCGCCTGGCTGGTGTTGCGCGGGGAAATGACCCCGGGCGCCATGATCGCCGGGTCCATCCTGCTGGGCCGGGCGCTGGCGCCGATCGAAATGGCGGTCGGCCAATGGGCCGTCGTCCAGCGCGCGCAAGAGGGGTGGGACCGCCTGGCAACCCTGCTGTCGCGCGTGCCCGTGGAACCCGAGATGACCGCCCTGCCCCGCCCCCGCGCCATCCTGGAGGCGCAAGGCATCTCTGTCGCCCCGCCCGGCGAACATGCGGCCGTGATCAAGGGCGTCTCGTTCCGGCTGGATCAGGGGCAGGCCATGGGGGTGATCGGGCCGTCGGGTGCCGGAAAATCCACCCTGGCCCGCGCGATCTGCGGCGTCTGGCGCCCCGGCGCCGGCAAGATCCGGCTGGATGGCGCCGCGCTGGACCAGTTCGATCCCGATACGCTGGGCAGCTATATCGGCTATCTGCCTCAACGGATTTCGCTGTTCGACGGCACGATTGCCGAAAACATCGCCCGCCTGTCGGCCAACCCCAACGCCGAAGCCGTGGTGAAGGCCGCGCAAAAGGCCGCCGCGCACGAGATGATCCTGCAATTCCCGCAAGGCTATGACACCAAGGTTTCCGCCATTGGCGGCCGGTTGTCGGGCGGGCAGTTGCAGCGCATCGGGTTGGCCCGCGCCATGTATGGCGACCCTGTCATCCTGGTGCTGGACGAACCGAACTCGAACCTCGACAACGAAGGGTCGATGGCGCTGAACACTGCGATCCGCACCATGAAATCCGAGGGCAAGGCCGTGATCATCATGGCGCACCGCCCGGCCGCGATTCAGGAATGCGATGTGCTGCTGGTGCTGGAAAACGGCGTCCGCACCGCCTTTGGCCCGCGCGACACGGTGCTGCGCGAGATGGTCAAGAACCATACCGAAATCATCCGCTCTGCCGGGCCGGGAGGCGTGTCGTGACCCAATCCGAAAAAACCAAATGGTCGGTCGCCCGGCCGATGGCGCTTGGCCTGATCACCACGGCGGTGCTGCTGGTGGGCACGGTCGGCTGGGGCATGATGACCACGATCACCGGCGCCGTCGTCACCTCGGGACAGATCGAGGTCGATCAGAACCGCCAGATCGTCCAGCATGCCGATGGCGGCACGGTGCAGGAAATCCGCATCACCGACGGCGCCTTTGTGCAGGCGGGCGATGTGCTGATGGTGCTGGACGGCACGCTGCTGCAATCGGAACTGACCATCGTCGAGACGCAGTTCTTCGAAATCCTCGCCCGCCGCGGCCGGCTGGAGGCAGAGCTGAACGATGCCACCAAGATCACCTTTCCTGCCGAACTGGTGGAAATCTCGGGCAGCAGCACCGATGTCGCCGCCCTGATGGCCGGCCAGCAGCGCCTGTTCGAGGCGCGGTCCGAAACGCTGACCAAACAGCTGGACCAGCTGGAAAAACGCAAGGAACAGACCGCCAGCCTGATCGAGGGCATCGACGCCCAGCGCGAGGCGCTGACGATCCAGCTGCGCCTGATCGCGGACGAGCTGTCCAGCCAGCGCCAGCTGCTGGACAAGGGCCTGGCCCAGGTCAGCCGCGTACTGGCGCTGGAACGCGAGGAAGCGCGCCTTGTCGGCCAGGTCGGCGAACTGACGGCGAACCGCGCCCAGTCCGAAGGCCGCATCACGGAAACGGAAATCGAGATCCTGCGCCTGTCCTCGGCCCGCCGGGAAGAGGCCAGCACCCAGCTGCGCGATATCGGCTATCGCGAACTGGAACTGGCCGAACGCCGCCGCGCGCTGCACGAACGGCTGGCCCGGCTGGATATCCGGGCGCCGGTGTCGGGCATCGTGCTGGGGCTGCGGGTAACGACGCCGCGCGCGGTGATCCGGGCAGCCGATCCGGTGATGTACATCATCCCGCAGGACCGCCCGCTGGTCATTGCCACCCGCGTGCCGACCGTGCATGTCGATCAGGTCCGCCCGGGGCAAGAGGCCAAGGTGGTGTTTTCCGCCTTTTCCATGCGCACCACGCCCGAGGTGTTCGGCACCGTCACCCGCGTATCCGCAGACGTGCTGGTCGACGAGGCCACGCAGGCGCCCTATTACCGCGCGGAAATCGAGCTGAACCCGGGCGAGATGCAGAAACTGGGCGATGTGAAGCTGATCCCCGGCATGCCGGTCGAGGCTTTCATCCGCACCGATGAACGCACCCCGGTGCAGTTCCTGACCAAACCCTTCACCGACTATTTCAACCGTGCCTTCCGCGAAAGCTGACGGCCCGAGGGAGACTGCGACATGACCGGAACCATCGACGCCCGCCTTGCGGAACTGGGCATTGCCCTGCCTGCGGCCCCTGCCCCGGCAGCCAATTATGTGCCCTTCGTGATCAGCGGCAACATGCTCTATGTCTCGGGCCAGATCAGCGCGGGGCCCGACGGGCTGATCACCGGGCGGCTGGGCGACGGGTTGGATGTGGCGGCAGGCGCCGCAGCGGCGCAGCGCTGCGCGCTGTCGCTGATCGCGCAGGCCAAGGCGGCCTGCGGCGGCGATCTGGACCGCATCGCGCGGGTGGTGAAGCTGGTGGGCTTTGTCAGTTCCACGGCCGATTTCACCGATCAGCCCAAGGTGGTGAACGGCGCCTCGGATCTGATGGTCGCGGTGTTCGGCGACAAGGGCCGCCATGCGCGGTCTGCCGTGTCGGCCGCCTCGCTGCCGCTGGGCGTCGCGGTCGAAGTGGAAGCCGTGTTCGAGCTGGCCTGACCGTGCCCGGCCCTCGTCTGTCCGACAGCCTGCGCCGCCTGCCGGTGGCGCACCGGGCCTATCACGACCGCGCGGCCGGCCGCGTGGAGAACAGCCGCGCGGCGATCCGGGCGGCCATCGACGCCGGCTATGCCATCGAGATCGACCTGCAACTGAGCGCCGATGGCCATGCCATGGTGTTCCACGATGACGATCTGGACCGGCTGACAGGCGCCACTGGCCCGGTGCGCGCCCGCAGCGCGACGGAATTGCAGGGCATCCGACTGAAGGATGCCGACGAGGGCATCCCGACCTTGGCCGAGGTGCTGGCCCTGGTCGCCGGCCGCGTGCCGCTGTTGGTGGAGCTGAAGGACCAGGACCGTGGGTTCGGCCCCGGGGTTGGCCTGCTGGAGGCGACGACGGCGCGGCTGCTGGCCGGCTATGCCGGCGATGTGGCGGTGATGTCCTTCAACCCGCATTCGGTGGCGGAAATGGCCCGCCTGCTGCCCCGGATGCCGCGCGGCATCACCAGCTGGGAATGGAAGGGCGACGAGGCAGATGCCCTGACCACCGCCCACCGCGACGCCCTGCGCGCGATTGCCGATTATGACCGCGTGGGGGCCAGCTTCATTTCCCATCACTGGACCGATCTGGCGCGGTCCCGGGTGGCCGAACTGGCCGCACAGGGGGCCGATGTGCTGTGCTGGACCATCCGGTCTGCCGCGGACGAGGCAGAGGCGCGCAAGCTGGCCTGCAATGTCACCTTTGAAGGATATGCCGCCGCCATCCCGCAGGCGTGATCGCGGGGTGGCTGGTGTTGGCAGCCTCCGGCGGGGATATTTGGATCAGAGCGAAATGGGGGCTGGCGGATGGATGCGCAGGCCGAGGTGGTGGTGGATCTGCTGAACGGCGTGGCCGAGGTGGCGGCGGCGGATTGGGACGCCTGCGCCAACCCCGGCGGCGGCGTGCCGGTGGATCCGTTCACCACGCATCGGTTTCTGGTGGCGCTGGAGCGGTCGGGTTCGGTCGGGCAAGGCACCGGATGGGCGCCGCGTCCGCTGGTGGTGCGCGCCGGGGGGCGGGTGGTCGCGGTGGCGCCGCTGTATGTCAAGACGCACAGCCAGGGCGAATATATCTTTGACCATGCCTGGGCCGATGCCTGGGAACGGGCGGGCGGGCGCTATTACCCCAAGTTGCAGCTGGCCGTGCCCTTTACCCCCGCCACCGGGCGGCGGTTCCTGTGCGCCCCGGGGTGGGAGGGGGCGGGCCGCGCCGCCCTGCTGGCCGCGATGGAGCGGGTGGTGGCGCAGAACCACCTGTCCTCGGCCCATGTCACCTTTTGCACCGGGGACGAGGCGACGTCCGCCCCCGGCTGGCTGCACCGGGTGACGCAGCAGTTCCACTGGGTGAACCGCGGCTATGCCGGCTATGACAATTTCCTTGCCGCCCTGTCGTCGCGCAAGCGCAAGGCCCTGCGCAAGGAACGGGCGGTGGCGCAGGGCTTTGGCGGCACGATCCGGGCGCTGACCGGAAACGATCTGCGGCCCGAGCATTGGGATGCCTTCTGGCGGTTCTATCAGGACACCGGCAGCCGCAAATGGGGCCGGCCCTATCTGACCCGCGCGTTTTTCGATGCCCTGCACGAGACGATGCGCGACGATGTGCTGCTGGTGCTGGCCGAACGCGGCGGGCGGCCGGTGGCCGGGGCGCTGAACTTCATCGGGCGCGAGACGCTTTTCGGCCGATACTGGGGCTGCGTCGAGGATCACCCCTTCCTGCATTTCGAACTGTGCTATCATCAGGCCATCGACTGGGCCATCGCCCACGCTCTGGCGCGGGTCGAGGCGGGGGCGCAAGGCGAACACAAGCTGGCGCGGGGCTATCTGCCCAGTCCGGTGCATTCGCTGCACTGGATCGCCGACCGGGGCTTTCGCGACGCGGTGGACCGTTACCTTCAGGCCGAACGCGCCGCCGTGGACGAGGAGATCGAGGTGGTCACGGCCTGGGGCCCGTTCCGCCGCAATCAGGGAGAGGATCATGACTGACCTGACCTTCTGGACCAATCCGCAATCGCGCGGCGCCATTGCCCGCTGGATGCTGGAAGAGGTCGGCGCCCCCTATGACACCGTGGTCATGGGGTTCGGCCCACCGATGAAGGTGCCGGAATATCTGGCGGTCAACCCGATGGGCAAGGTGCCGGCGATCCGCCATCGCGGCCAGGTGGTGACCGAGGCGGCGGCGATCTGCGCCTATCTGGCCGATGCCTTTCCGCAGGCAGACCTGGCCCCACCCTTGCAGGACCGCGCCGCCTATTACCGCTGGCTGTTCTTTGGCGCCGGTCCGATGGAGGCGGCGGCCACCAACAATGCGCTTGGCGTGGTGGTGCCGATCGAACGACGGGGCATGGTGGGCTACGGCGATCCGCAGCTGGTGATCGCGACACTGGAAACACGGGTGAAGCAAAGCGAATATCTGGCAGGCGATACCTTTACCGCGGCCGATGTCTATACCGGCAGCCAGATCGGCTGGGGGCTGAAATTCGGCATCATCCCGGCGCGGCCGGCGTTTCAGGATTACTGGGCGCGCATGTCGGCCCGCCCGGCGCATCAGCGCGCCACCGCCAAGGATGCGGCCCTGATCGGGGGCCGCGCATGACGCCCCTGTCTCCGCAGGCGCGGGCGCGCGATCTGCCGGGGGTGCTGGCCACCGGATGGGCGCTGCTGGACGGGCGCGATGCCATCCGCAAGGTCTGGCGGTTTGCCGATTTCGCGGCCGCATGGGGCTTCATGTGCCGGGTGGCGCCCATTGCGGAACGGCTGGACCATCACCCCGAATGGACCAACCGCTACAACATTGTCGAGGTGACGCTGATCACCCATGATTGCGGCGGGCTGTCCGACCTGGACCTTGCGCTGGCGCAAGAGATGGACCGGCTGGCCGGCGATACCCCGCTGGCCGCCGCCAGCGCCCCCACCAGTTGCGAGGAACGCGCCGCCCGGCGCTAGCCCCGCCCGATCAGCGGCATGGTGGTGGCCATCAGCGTCATCCACTGGGGATTGGCCTCCAGCGGCAGGGCGGCCAGATGGACGATGGTATCGGCCACCGTCGCCACATCCATCATCGGGGTATCGGGGGCATCGGGGTCGGCGGCCTTGACGCGGGCCATGTGGCCTTCCAGCAGGGGCGTCCGGGCATTGCCGATGTCGATCTGGCCCACGGCGATGCGAAAGGAGCGGCCGTCCAGCGACAACTGCTTGGTCAGGCCGGTGATCGCGTGTTTGGTGGCGGTATAGCACACGGCGCCGGGCCGGGGCGATTGTGCCGCGACCGATCCGTTGTTCAGGATCCGCCCGCCCTGCGGCACCTGCCGCCGCATCCGGCCAAAGGCGGCACGGGCGCACAGGAACATGCCGGTCAGGTTGACGGCGACCGACCGGGTCCAGTCCTCCAGCGGGATTTCGTCGATCAGGCCGGCGGGGGTAAAGATGCCCGCGTTGTTGACCAGCAGGTCGATGCGGCCGAACCGTTCGACCACGGCGTCGAAGGCGGCATCGACCTGCGCGGGATCCGTTACATCGCAGACCAGCGGCAGCGCCTGCGGGTGACGGGCCGCCACCTCCTCCAGCACGGTCCGACGGCGGGCCAGCAGCGCGACCTGCCAGCCGGCGGCAAGCAGCGCCCGGGCAGTGGCAGCACCGATCCCGTCGGAGGCGCCGGTGACGATGGCGACGCCGGGCACGTCAGAATGCCTTGAAGGTCATGGTCGTCAGGGTGCGGACGATGCCGGGAATGCCGAACAGCCGCTCGGCCAGGTAATGGCCGACATCGGCGTCGTCGGGGATATAGACCTTGGCGATCAGGTCGTATTCGCCCGATGTCGAATACAGCTCCGATACCACCTCGGCATCCCAGACGGCGTTGGCCACCTCGTAGGTCTTGCCGGGCTGGCAGTGGAACTGGACGAAAACGCAGGTCATGGCAGGCTCCCTTCAGGCTTGACCAACGATAGGCCGACGGGCGGCGGCGCGAAAGGGGGGCAAGGTTACCGATTGTCAACCGTTTGGGCCTAGGCTGGGGGCAAGGCAACGGAAAGGGACGCGCATGGACATCGCCTGCGAACAGGATGGCGGCATATTGGTCGCCCGGGTGCTGGCCGCGCGCATCGACGCGGCGGTCGCCATCCGCTTCAAGGACTTGATGCGCGAGGTGTTGCAGACGCCTGCCCCGCGCGTGGTGCTGGATCTGTCCCGCGTGGATTTTCTGGACAGCAGCGGTCTGGGCGCCGTGGTGGCGGTGATGAAGCTGGCAGGTCCGGGGCGCAGCCTGGAACTGGCGGCGCTGACCCCCTCGGTGCAAAAGGTGTTCCGCCTGACCCGGATGGATCAGGTGTTCACCATTCACCCGCAGGCGCCGGCCGGGGTGCGCCATGCCGGATAGGCCGCCCGACATGGGCGATCTGGCCGATTTCGGCGTCGTGCGGCTGGTGATCCCGGCGGAACCCATGGCGGTGCGGCAGGCGCTGGAACAGCTGTTCGCCACCGTACCGCCCGGACTGCTGCCCGAGGATCTGCGCATGTCGGCCGAAATCGTCATTGCCGAGGTGCTGAACAACATCGTCGAACATGCCTATGCCGGCAGCAGCGGCGATATCGACCTGTCGGTGCAGCCACTGCACGGCGGCCTGCGCTGTTCCGTGACCGATCATGGCGCGCCGATGCCCGACCATCGGCTGCCAGGCGGCGCCCTGCCCGCCTGGCAGCCGGACGACCTGCCCGAAGGGGGATTCGGCTGGTTCATGATCCAGGCCCTGGCGCAGGACATCCGCTATGACCGGATCGGGGCGACCAACCGCCTGACCTTCTGGTTGCCCGCCGAAGGCTAGGCTCCAGCCTCAATCAAGCCCACCAGATGACGATAGCTGCGATGGCGACGGCTGAAGCGAAGTTGATGGCGAGTTTGTCGTATCGTGTTGCGATGGGCCTCCAGTCCTTGAGGCGACAGAAGGCGCGTTCGATCATGTTGCGGTTGATGTATGCGGTTGCATCGTAGGGGATGGGTGTTTTGCGCGATCTGGTCGCGGGGATGACGGCCTCGGTTCTGGTGGCCGCAAGGCGGTCGCGCAAGCTGTTCGCGTCATGGCCCTTGTCAGCCAGAAGGCGGTTCGGGGCCGGGCATTTGTCCAGGAGCGCAGGCGCTTCGGTAATGTCGGCGTGGTTTCCGGGGCTGAGGGTGAAAGCCACTGCACGTCCGCAACCATCTGTCAGGGCATGGATTTTGGTGGTTGGACCGCCACGCGAGCGCCCGATGGCCTGAATTTTCGCCCCCCTTTTCCGCCGTGTGCAGAGCGGTGGGC harbors:
- a CDS encoding VacJ family lipoprotein; translation: MPILGLSLLAACAAPPVSDADPYESANRKVHAFNQALDRGLIRPVARGIAPVARSPVGTAVTNVADNLSMPSIILNKILQGKAEDAVHNTWRFALNTTLGIGGIFDPAGAMGLTEREADFGGTLHTWGAGEGGFIMLPVAGPSTERDALGLLVDTVTDPVGHVLPSREGRWATGINLGSKLVDRARFGDTVDSILHESADSYAQTRLLYLQNRRFELGQEVADDAFIDPYADPDGN
- a CDS encoding type I secretion system permease/ATPase, whose amino-acid sequence is MSTPETARGRAELRAARAENRKLFWAVFLFSALVNVLMLTGPIYMLQVYDRVLGSHSEPTLVALTALIVFLFLAMGLLDHARSRIASRIGARFMDRLDRRVFAAAVRMSAVAPNEPTAQAAQRDLESVQRLLVSPVLMAMFDLPWTPVFLVAIFMFHPMLGWLAIVGGGILIAVTLLNQSMTKRPTAEANGTTAAAERLSEQIKAESELIQSLGMRGAAFTRWSRAREAQTAAVMKASDLTGGFSAATKTFRLFLQSAMLGLGAWLVLRGEMTPGAMIAGSILLGRALAPIEMAVGQWAVVQRAQEGWDRLATLLSRVPVEPEMTALPRPRAILEAQGISVAPPGEHAAVIKGVSFRLDQGQAMGVIGPSGAGKSTLARAICGVWRPGAGKIRLDGAALDQFDPDTLGSYIGYLPQRISLFDGTIAENIARLSANPNAEAVVKAAQKAAAHEMILQFPQGYDTKVSAIGGRLSGGQLQRIGLARAMYGDPVILVLDEPNSNLDNEGSMALNTAIRTMKSEGKAVIIMAHRPAAIQECDVLLVLENGVRTAFGPRDTVLREMVKNHTEIIRSAGPGGVS
- a CDS encoding HlyD family type I secretion periplasmic adaptor subunit; translated protein: MALGLITTAVLLVGTVGWGMMTTITGAVVTSGQIEVDQNRQIVQHADGGTVQEIRITDGAFVQAGDVLMVLDGTLLQSELTIVETQFFEILARRGRLEAELNDATKITFPAELVEISGSSTDVAALMAGQQRLFEARSETLTKQLDQLEKRKEQTASLIEGIDAQREALTIQLRLIADELSSQRQLLDKGLAQVSRVLALEREEARLVGQVGELTANRAQSEGRITETEIEILRLSSARREEASTQLRDIGYRELELAERRRALHERLARLDIRAPVSGIVLGLRVTTPRAVIRAADPVMYIIPQDRPLVIATRVPTVHVDQVRPGQEAKVVFSAFSMRTTPEVFGTVTRVSADVLVDEATQAPYYRAEIELNPGEMQKLGDVKLIPGMPVEAFIRTDERTPVQFLTKPFTDYFNRAFRES
- a CDS encoding RidA family protein; its protein translation is MTGTIDARLAELGIALPAAPAPAANYVPFVISGNMLYVSGQISAGPDGLITGRLGDGLDVAAGAAAAQRCALSLIAQAKAACGGDLDRIARVVKLVGFVSSTADFTDQPKVVNGASDLMVAVFGDKGRHARSAVSAASLPLGVAVEVEAVFELA
- a CDS encoding glycerophosphodiester phosphodiesterase family protein — its product is MPGPRLSDSLRRLPVAHRAYHDRAAGRVENSRAAIRAAIDAGYAIEIDLQLSADGHAMVFHDDDLDRLTGATGPVRARSATELQGIRLKDADEGIPTLAEVLALVAGRVPLLVELKDQDRGFGPGVGLLEATTARLLAGYAGDVAVMSFNPHSVAEMARLLPRMPRGITSWEWKGDEADALTTAHRDALRAIADYDRVGASFISHHWTDLARSRVAELAAQGADVLCWTIRSAADEAEARKLACNVTFEGYAAAIPQA
- a CDS encoding GNAT family N-acetyltransferase; translation: MDAQAEVVVDLLNGVAEVAAADWDACANPGGGVPVDPFTTHRFLVALERSGSVGQGTGWAPRPLVVRAGGRVVAVAPLYVKTHSQGEYIFDHAWADAWERAGGRYYPKLQLAVPFTPATGRRFLCAPGWEGAGRAALLAAMERVVAQNHLSSAHVTFCTGDEATSAPGWLHRVTQQFHWVNRGYAGYDNFLAALSSRKRKALRKERAVAQGFGGTIRALTGNDLRPEHWDAFWRFYQDTGSRKWGRPYLTRAFFDALHETMRDDVLLVLAERGGRPVAGALNFIGRETLFGRYWGCVEDHPFLHFELCYHQAIDWAIAHALARVEAGAQGEHKLARGYLPSPVHSLHWIADRGFRDAVDRYLQAERAAVDEEIEVVTAWGPFRRNQGEDHD
- a CDS encoding glutathione S-transferase family protein, whose amino-acid sequence is MTDLTFWTNPQSRGAIARWMLEEVGAPYDTVVMGFGPPMKVPEYLAVNPMGKVPAIRHRGQVVTEAAAICAYLADAFPQADLAPPLQDRAAYYRWLFFGAGPMEAAATNNALGVVVPIERRGMVGYGDPQLVIATLETRVKQSEYLAGDTFTAADVYTGSQIGWGLKFGIIPARPAFQDYWARMSARPAHQRATAKDAALIGGRA
- a CDS encoding 4a-hydroxytetrahydrobiopterin dehydratase encodes the protein MTPLSPQARARDLPGVLATGWALLDGRDAIRKVWRFADFAAAWGFMCRVAPIAERLDHHPEWTNRYNIVEVTLITHDCGGLSDLDLALAQEMDRLAGDTPLAAASAPTSCEERAARR
- a CDS encoding SDR family oxidoreductase, with translation MPGVAIVTGASDGIGAATARALLAAGWQVALLARRRTVLEEVAARHPQALPLVCDVTDPAQVDAAFDAVVERFGRIDLLVNNAGIFTPAGLIDEIPLEDWTRSVAVNLTGMFLCARAAFGRMRRQVPQGGRILNNGSVAAQSPRPGAVCYTATKHAITGLTKQLSLDGRSFRIAVGQIDIGNARTPLLEGHMARVKAADPDAPDTPMMDVATVADTIVHLAALPLEANPQWMTLMATTMPLIGRG
- a CDS encoding Lrp/AsnC ligand binding domain-containing protein; the protein is MTCVFVQFHCQPGKTYEVANAVWDAEVVSELYSTSGEYDLIAKVYIPDDADVGHYLAERLFGIPGIVRTLTTMTFKAF
- a CDS encoding STAS domain-containing protein, which codes for MDIACEQDGGILVARVLAARIDAAVAIRFKDLMREVLQTPAPRVVLDLSRVDFLDSSGLGAVVAVMKLAGPGRSLELAALTPSVQKVFRLTRMDQVFTIHPQAPAGVRHAG
- a CDS encoding ATP-binding protein, whose product is MPDRPPDMGDLADFGVVRLVIPAEPMAVRQALEQLFATVPPGLLPEDLRMSAEIVIAEVLNNIVEHAYAGSSGDIDLSVQPLHGGLRCSVTDHGAPMPDHRLPGGALPAWQPDDLPEGGFGWFMIQALAQDIRYDRIGATNRLTFWLPAEG
- a CDS encoding IS5 family transposase (programmed frameshift), which produces MSGGFWLSDRAWAGLEPLLPGNQPGARGVDDRRVISGIIHVLRVGCRWEDCPSDYGPATTIYNRFNRWSHRGLWGRIFATLAAQAELPDDLSIDSTAVRAHRSAHGGKGGPKIQAIGRSRGGPTTKIHALTDGCGRAVAFTLSPGNHADITEAPALLDKCPAPNRLLADKGHDANSLRDRLAATRTEAVIPATRSRKTPIPYDATAYINRNMIERAFCRLKDWRPIATRYDKLAINFASAVAIAAIVIWWA